The following coding sequences are from one Gimesia chilikensis window:
- a CDS encoding efflux RND transporter permease subunit — protein MSRTFNRCSVWMVDHPLLVTLFILLLSGIALLGYTMPEEVRDWFTAKPEPVPLVDQQKADKPRKVREAPPDVDPISLTDADTILVIDSNQFFTADGIKALREIVAEIESLDYVESVFWLEDIPNLNIFGLREPILPNERASQKRLDDAKEKAIKHPLVGGQLLSVDAQTILLMVKFKWMYVTDDDACTTGLKEVAKKVAATYPDVKFSFTTTGRVPIYLTAVRTHNANKVKYQVIGYGMILLMAIILFRGITAVIIVALAPMFGVFLTMGIIQFFDFQDNPFNDVVLPVLLSLVGLTDGVHLMVQIRRHRASGLSGRDAARRGIQEVGLACFLTSVTTAIGFGSLSLAHHETVREFGYSCVVGVLLTFIAVVTVIPLACRTWLGRSIHVGYGKGVIDKNLNRISVIIEMVLKRAGWISKVGIGLTAVLILISLTLRPDERRANMLPDGSEAATALNHMDQAMGGLEHSRVEVKWSDEVDSDSPEVLVAISEVDQLLNQEALIGHPISIANILSALPGEGPPEERMSMIDLLPPPLKRAFYTPERNQATVSFHVQDLGIAKYGPTFTRIEEGLAKIGSQHPEFQFQLTGSAVWRWRNLYQIVVDLASSLGSAAIIILIVLAIAFRSLRLGLISIIPNMFPLAVTGTFLVFTGQALEIVSVCAFTVCLGIAVDDTIHFLTRFREEQLQVESDDEAIRKAFTGVGTALIMTTVILVAGFSTVIFSDMRDQRIFAIMSGLTIGSALFGDLIFLPALLARYAKRSQVPAMEEEELIADEPMQESLVGE, from the coding sequence GTGTCTCGTACGTTCAATCGCTGTTCGGTCTGGATGGTTGACCATCCCCTGCTGGTAACTCTGTTCATTCTGCTGCTGAGTGGAATCGCACTGCTGGGGTACACCATGCCCGAGGAAGTTCGCGACTGGTTCACGGCAAAGCCCGAACCGGTTCCCCTGGTAGACCAGCAGAAAGCGGACAAGCCGCGGAAAGTTCGGGAGGCGCCGCCTGATGTCGACCCGATCAGTCTGACCGACGCTGATACGATCCTGGTGATTGATTCCAATCAGTTCTTCACCGCTGACGGCATCAAGGCCCTGCGGGAGATCGTTGCCGAAATCGAATCGCTGGATTACGTGGAAAGTGTTTTCTGGCTGGAGGATATTCCCAACCTGAATATCTTCGGCCTGCGGGAACCAATCCTCCCGAATGAGCGGGCCTCCCAGAAACGACTTGATGACGCTAAGGAGAAAGCGATCAAACATCCGCTGGTAGGCGGCCAGCTGTTATCAGTCGATGCGCAGACCATTCTGCTGATGGTCAAATTCAAATGGATGTATGTGACGGACGACGATGCCTGTACCACCGGATTGAAAGAAGTCGCGAAAAAAGTCGCCGCGACATATCCGGATGTGAAGTTTTCCTTCACGACCACCGGCCGTGTACCCATCTATCTGACCGCAGTGCGCACGCATAATGCGAACAAGGTCAAATACCAGGTGATCGGCTACGGGATGATTCTGCTGATGGCCATCATTCTGTTCCGGGGAATCACGGCGGTGATCATCGTGGCTCTGGCACCGATGTTCGGCGTGTTTTTGACCATGGGGATCATCCAGTTCTTCGATTTTCAGGACAACCCGTTTAACGATGTCGTGTTGCCGGTTTTGTTGAGTCTGGTAGGGTTAACCGACGGCGTGCATCTGATGGTACAGATCCGCCGCCATCGGGCTTCCGGTCTGTCGGGACGGGATGCTGCCCGGCGTGGTATTCAGGAAGTGGGACTTGCCTGCTTTCTGACTTCGGTCACGACGGCCATCGGCTTCGGTTCGCTTTCGCTGGCCCATCATGAAACGGTCCGCGAATTTGGTTACAGCTGTGTGGTCGGCGTGCTTTTGACTTTCATTGCTGTAGTGACGGTGATTCCCCTGGCCTGTCGTACCTGGCTGGGGCGTTCCATTCATGTGGGCTATGGTAAGGGCGTCATCGATAAGAACCTGAACCGGATCAGCGTGATTATCGAAATGGTGCTGAAACGTGCGGGTTGGATCAGTAAGGTAGGTATTGGCCTGACGGCGGTACTGATTCTGATTTCGCTGACATTGCGTCCCGATGAACGCCGGGCCAATATGCTGCCCGATGGTTCGGAAGCGGCGACCGCCTTGAATCATATGGACCAGGCGATGGGAGGGCTCGAGCATTCGCGGGTTGAGGTGAAATGGTCAGATGAGGTCGATTCGGATTCGCCCGAAGTTCTGGTTGCCATCAGCGAAGTGGATCAACTGCTGAACCAGGAAGCGTTGATTGGTCATCCGATTTCGATTGCAAATATTCTCTCAGCGCTACCTGGTGAGGGACCTCCTGAAGAGCGGATGTCAATGATCGACCTGCTGCCGCCACCGTTGAAACGGGCGTTTTATACGCCGGAGCGGAACCAGGCGACGGTCAGTTTTCACGTCCAAGACTTGGGAATTGCCAAATACGGGCCGACCTTCACCCGCATTGAAGAGGGACTGGCCAAGATCGGAAGTCAGCATCCGGAGTTCCAGTTTCAGTTGACGGGCTCAGCAGTCTGGCGGTGGCGGAACCTGTATCAGATCGTCGTCGATCTGGCGTCTAGTCTGGGGAGTGCTGCGATTATCATCCTGATTGTGCTGGCGATCGCGTTTCGTTCATTGCGACTGGGGCTGATCTCAATCATTCCCAACATGTTTCCCCTCGCCGTGACCGGGACCTTTCTGGTCTTTACGGGGCAGGCACTCGAGATCGTCAGCGTCTGTGCGTTTACGGTCTGCCTGGGGATTGCCGTCGACGATACGATTCACTTCCTGACCCGCTTCCGCGAAGAACAACTCCAGGTTGAGAGTGACGACGAAGCGATCCGCAAGGCGTTTACAGGGGTGGGAACCGCGTTGATCATGACGACGGTCATCCTGGTTGCCGGCTTCTCGACGGTGATCTTCAGCGACATGCGGGATCAGCGAATCTTCGCCATCATGAGTGGCCTGACGATTGGCTCGGCCCTGTTTGGCGATCTCATCTTCCTGCCAGCACTGCTGGCCCGATATGCCAAACGTTCGCAGGTACCTGCGATGGAGGAAGAGGAACTGATTGCCGATGAACCAATGCAGGAGTCGCTGGTAGGGGAATAA